In one Anticarsia gemmatalis isolate Benzon Research Colony breed Stoneville strain chromosome 9, ilAntGemm2 primary, whole genome shotgun sequence genomic region, the following are encoded:
- the LOC142975290 gene encoding phenoloxidase-activating enzyme 1-like, with amino-acid sequence MWKRVCVVFVSTLFWSCVLSDDCTTPLGRSSECVSLYDCPDLLTAFEQRPLPPNVVSYLRQSQCGFEGYVPRVCCGPLPDQEATQRPTPRPRPRPTESSSSSEDYSPDDSSPAPRNKCGIDTNGDRIYGGQFTDLDEFPWMALMGYRTRKGTTTYQCGGVLINRRYVLTAAHCITGAIEREVGSLSTVRLGEYDTQSDVDCLDSTCADRPQEIPVASSFPHPGYIDGNKNRRDDIGIVRLAKRATFSYYVQPICLVDESERLTPGNDVFVAGWGKTLDGRNSPIKLKLGLPIFKKDDCVSKYRTLGAVLGENQLCAGGAFAEDACRGDSGGPLMKKRPDGVWETVGVVSFGYGCGRDGWPGVYTSVAGYIDWIKSTLQSSNQ; translated from the exons TTTCAGACGATTGTACCACACCTTTAGGGAGGAGCAGTGAATGCGTCTCCCTGTACGACTGCCCTGATCTCTTAACTGCCTTCGAGCAGAGGCCACTGCCGCCCAATGTAGTCAGCTACCTCAGACAGTCGCAGTGCGGCTTCGAAGGTTACGTTCCTAGGGTCTGCTGTGGACCTCTGCCTGATCAGGAGGCAACGCAGAGACCTACG CCACGTCCAAGACCCAGGCCTACAGAGTCTAGCAGCAGTAGCGAGGATTACTCCCCTGATGACTCATCACCAGCTCCTCGCAATAAATGCGGTATTGACACCAACGGGGACAGAATATACGGAGGACAGTTCACTGACCTCGACGAGTTCCCTTGGATGGCGTTGATGGGATACAGAACTC GCAAAGGTACAACCACGTACCAATGTGGAGGAGTACTCATCAATCGTCGGTATGTCCTAACTGCCGCTCACTGCATCACTGGAGCCATTGAAAGAGAAGTCGGATCTTT ATCAACAGTCCGTCTCGGTGAATACGATACTCAGTCTGACGTGGATTGTCTGGACAGTACCTGCGCGGACCGTCCTCAGGAGATCCCCGTGGCGTCTTCCTTCCCCCACCCTGGATACATCGATGGAAACAAAAACAGGAGAGACGATATCGGCATCGTGAGGCTAGCGAAAAGAGCGACTTTTTCAT ATTACGTGCAACCAATCTGCCTGGTTGATGAGAGTGAACGACTGACTCCAGGCAACGACGTGTTCGTCGCAGGTTGGGGAAAAACCCTCGACG GTCGCAACAGCCCCATCAAATTAAAGCTCGGCCTGCCAATCTTCAAAAAAGATGACTGCGTCAGCAAGTACAGAACTCTTGGAGCTGTTCTTGGGGAAAACCAGCTGTGCGCTGGTGGAGCCTTCGCCGAGGATGCTTGTCGAGGGGACTCCGGCGGCCCTCTCATGAAGAAACGACCTGACGGTGTCTGGGAAACGGTAGGAGTGGTCTCCTTCGGCTACGGCTGTGGAAGAGACGGCTGGCCTGGAGTGTACACCTCAGTAGCCGGATACATCGACTGGATAAAATCGACTCTCCAATCCTCGAATCAGTGA
- the LOC142975710 gene encoding uncharacterized protein LOC142975710 → MDIGAYLFLFSFVFVGIHCDDDEEETKVVYRPMITDSVFSCDGFENELLDCSGLVLGSKKGEDGDSAKLGGTIATNGELIKDYDIEIDIWKMLDIGDEYMYNIRANLCDSFDNTDTPWYPIIQALNISSCPVPIDVFEIAELTISLDCVKDVMCHEFTGEYRIQMSIMDVADKISCHTIEICIVEDEETD, encoded by the exons ATGGATATTGGAGcgtatttgtttttgttcagtTTTGTGTTTGTTGGTATTCATTGTGATGACGATGAGGAGGAGACTaag GTGGTGTACCGTCCGATGATCACGGATAGTGTGTTCAGTTGCGACGGATTTGAAAATGAACTGCTAGACTGCAGCGGCTTGGTACTCGGGTCTAAGAAAGGCGAAGACGGTGACTCTGCCAAGTTGGGAGGTACTATTGCAACTAATGGCGAACTCATTAAGGACTATGAC ATAGAGATAGACATTTGGAAGATGCTGGACATCGGTGACGAGTACATGTACAACATCAGAGCTAATTTGTGCGACAGTTTTGATAATACTGACACTCCCTGGTACCCAATCATTCAGGCTTTGAATATCAGCTCCTGCCCTGTGCCTATT GATGTTTTCGAAATAGCAGAACTAACAATATCCTTGGACTGCGTGAAGGACGTAATGTGTCACGAGTTCACCGGGGAGTATCGCATTCAAATGTCTATCATGGACGTGGCCGATAAGATCTCTTGCCACACCATCGAGATCTGCATCGTTGAAGACGAAGAAACAGATTAA